The window GCGAGCATCAGATCCATTCTGGGACTTGACATCCGGGAGATTCTACTGGAATCCGAGAATGAGGCCGAAGGCAAGATCAAAGAGGCGATAAAGGCAGGGATAAAGGTCATTGTGGGCGATGCGGTATCAGTCCGTACCGCGAAAAATCTGGGCATCCAGGGGGTATTGATCCGCTCAGGCAAAGAGGCGATCTTGCAGGCCATCAATCTGGCAGAACGGGCTGCCATCATAAGACGGCGCGAGCATGAAAGGACAGAGCAATTGAGGGCTATCCTGGATTACGCTTACGAGGGAATCATCAGCATAGACGCTCGCGGTTCCATAGCCGTATTCAACCCATCGGCTGAGAAGATCCTGGGAATTAAGGCGACCAAGGCGCTGGGGAAGCCTGTGGACCAGGTCCTGCCAGGACTGCGTTTCCCTCTCGGCGGCGGGGGGTCAGAGCTTAATGAGGTTATCTCCCTGGGAAAATCCCTCGTCGTGGCTAATTCCATTCCTATCTCAATAAACGGTGAAAATGTCGGAGCTGTCATCACATTTCAGGATGTCACTGGCATCCAAAAGCTCGAGGCCAAGGTCAGAAAGACTCTCTATTTAAAGGGGCATGTAGCGCGTTATACTCTTGATGATCTGGTGGGGGAAAGCCCGCCTTTAGGAAGCCTTCTCGAAGAGGCAAGGTATTTTGCCTCGACTGATTCAACCATCTTGATAACCGGCGAAACTGGGACCGGCAAGGAGATGCTGGCCCAGGGAATTCACAATGCCAGTAAGAGGCGGGACGGCCCTTTTGTCGCCATCAACTGCGTGGCATTACCTGAGAGCTTGTTGGAAACCGAGATCTTCGGGTATGAAGAAGGGGCCTTTACAGGCGCTCGAAAGGGCGGCAAGCCGGGGCTTTTTGAGCTCGCTCATGGGGGGAGCGTTTTCTTGGATGAAATCGGCGAGATGTCATTGAACCTCCAGGCGAGGCTGCTGCGGGTGCTCGAGCGAAAGGAAGTCATGCGTGTTGGCGGTGATAGGGTCATACCTGTCAATGTGCGGGTGCTGGCCGCAACCCACCGGGATCTTGTCAAGGCCGTCAAGGAGGGAACCTTCAGGGAAGATCTTTTCTATCGCTTGAATGTGCTTAATCTGAGGATCCCGCCTTTAAGACAGAGACGGCAGGATATCCCGCTTCTCATCCAGCATTTTCTAGTGCTTTTTCAAAGAGAACAGGACATCGGGCCTGCAAATCTTGATGAATCCGCCATAGAGGCATTGCGCCAATATGATTGGCCAGGGAACGTCAGGGAATTGAGAAATGTTGTCGAACGACTGGCTCTTATGAATAGGGGCAGTAGGATAGGTCGTAAAGAGGTATCTCGTGTTCTATCCCAGATGGCCGGGATAGAAAACATTGAAGAAGGCAATGATGGTGAATCTTCTGGAATGATCCCCATACGTGGGACTCTTGAGGAAATCGAAACCCGCGTTATTCAAAATGTGCTGGCCGCCTGCCATGGCAACAGGTCGGATGCGGCGCGCAGGCTTGGTATAAGCAGGAGTACGCTGTGGAGGAAGCTGGAGAGACAGGATCCTAGACCCGGCAGGTAGCTATGGAATCTCAGCTGGGAAGCTTATCAGAAAAGCCCCCGTCTTTGGTCCTAATCGAATGGCGTTGGTATAAGCCCTTGTCGAACATGGCGGTACTTTCTGTCAAGGTAAGCAAAATCCCGGGTCACGTCGCTTCGCGGAGCGCCGCAACTTTGTGCCGCCCCTATTTCAATCAGGGCAGACCCAGCAAAATGGGACATCGCCATCTATCGCACACTTATATGGCTGAATCCCGTCTCCTTTGTGACCTGACTCAGCAAAATAGGCTTCGCCATTTACTGCAGACTCTGCAACCTTTTCATCTCCCTTCGGAAGTCGTCGAGGCCACCCACTCTGATCCCCTTCCTTAATAGAGGTCTCAAGACTCCCAGTTTATTGATCGCTCGTAATTGCTCCTTTACATCTTCGCCAACAGGCCCAAATCGCTCCTCAAGTACATCTAATATGGCATTTTGCAGAGCCAGGATTTCACCCTTCTCAATCCCCTTTTCAATTCCCTTTTCGATCCCTTGTTCAACGCCTTTCTTTATTCCCTCAGCCAGACCTCTCCGTCTCCCCTCATTAATCCAATCTTGCACAAAGCTTGATTCCTTCACCAGCATGGCTAGATCCCCCCTGAAGAGTCTCAGCAATACGTCTCTATCAAGATACCTCTCTGCCACCATCATAGTCACTGACAATGCATCCGCACGTCTCTTTATATCTTTCTCCTGACTAATGAGCTCCTTGGCTATCTCAACAACCTCAATGCTCCTCTCTTCCGATGCCAAGATAAGAAGCGGCGCAAGCGCCCTCAGATCCCCTCTCACTATATCCTCCACATGATCCCATAGTTTGATGACCCGGTAACTGAATGCATTATATCCTCTCCCGCCAAATCTCGCCATGTACTCCGTGGGAAGCCTTTCATAGTCTTTCTTCTCAAGATATAATACTGCTAAATCACAGGAAGATCATAGGTCACTGAGTAAAATGCATTATACGCAAATAGCCTCTTTGGTATGGCTTTATTATGTCTAAGCTGGAACTCTGCATGTAATATGGCCCTTTCCTTCCCCCGCTTGATCACCCAGATAAAGTCTCCCCTTCTTTGGGGTATGTTTACCTCTGGGTTCTCAATGATCTCTGCGTCAATTCCTTCGCTACTCCCCAGCAAAAGTCCTGCAAAATCTCTTGGATAACGCCTTGCCAGTACCTTTACGCTACGATCTATCGCATCCCTTCGCAAGCCGTCTTCCACCTCCAATGTAATGTCTATGGAATGATAGGATAGATATTATGTGCAAAATCATCACCATGCCGGGGAATGATGTGAAATGGCATTTATCGTTATAGGACATATTCACTGTCGCTTATACCTTACCGGAGCCATATTATCCTATTTTAACCATGGAATCAAATACCATAGATCATGGATAGACCCGTTTCAGCATTTGTAATGGATGTTTGCAAAAGGAAAACTGGGACATGCTGGATTCTGGTCCAAATATCGCCTTTTATCTAGCGCGAGCGCATCCTAGAGAGGGTGCTACATTCTCGACTTTCATGTCGTTGACTTTAGATCGCCGCTATGAAAAAGAGGCGGCAAGATCCCCAATGTAAGTTCCGATTTGGTACACCATGTTTCATAATGCTACATGGACCTTCGGGATATGCGGCACCAATTCGCCGCGCACATATGAGGCTCTGTTCTAATGCAAGGATGGAGGCTCCCCCAGTTGACTCATTTTGAGAC is drawn from Bacillota bacterium and contains these coding sequences:
- a CDS encoding sigma 54-interacting transcriptional regulator, translated to MRLRIGLVAPYDELARLAEEVSRELGLSLDIRLGDLAQGVAVARDMARRGTEVIISRGGTALVIEESVDLPVIAIEVSGYDVLRGLHAASQLGSPVGVVGFKNVIYGAASIRSILGLDIREILLESENEAEGKIKEAIKAGIKVIVGDAVSVRTAKNLGIQGVLIRSGKEAILQAINLAERAAIIRRREHERTEQLRAILDYAYEGIISIDARGSIAVFNPSAEKILGIKATKALGKPVDQVLPGLRFPLGGGGSELNEVISLGKSLVVANSIPISINGENVGAVITFQDVTGIQKLEAKVRKTLYLKGHVARYTLDDLVGESPPLGSLLEEARYFASTDSTILITGETGTGKEMLAQGIHNASKRRDGPFVAINCVALPESLLETEIFGYEEGAFTGARKGGKPGLFELAHGGSVFLDEIGEMSLNLQARLLRVLERKEVMRVGGDRVIPVNVRVLAATHRDLVKAVKEGTFREDLFYRLNVLNLRIPPLRQRRQDIPLLIQHFLVLFQREQDIGPANLDESAIEALRQYDWPGNVRELRNVVERLALMNRGSRIGRKEVSRVLSQMAGIENIEEGNDGESSGMIPIRGTLEEIETRVIQNVLAACHGNRSDAARRLGISRSTLWRKLERQDPRPGR